The following proteins are co-located in the Desulfobacterales bacterium genome:
- a CDS encoding universal stress protein, whose translation MFKNFIVATDISPASFAVVESLSGLTAYGAEQCLLLQCLSFGDASSTALAYDVEPLKQMLNEQKERLQKDGFVVEARTVYGSPKQEINRIAVEEDYSLIVVGAQGHSLVEEKLLGGVAYGIINKTVKPVLVVPVEKKQGEEDACEVMRCSFKDHVLFATDFSEIADNAFTYVEQLVADGARKVTLIYVQDKDMIEGYLEERLEELKKHSQDRLENLKQVLLEKGGPQVDIQVGYGSPFQEISRLVEEDNVQLVVMGTQGRGFLGEFFLGSVSHNVARHSVAPVLLVPGLR comes from the coding sequence ATGTTTAAAAATTTTATTGTAGCCACGGATATTTCGCCCGCATCCTTTGCAGTGGTAGAAAGCCTGAGCGGATTAACGGCCTATGGTGCCGAGCAATGCCTGCTTCTTCAATGTCTGAGCTTTGGCGATGCATCATCGACAGCGTTGGCCTATGATGTTGAGCCGCTGAAACAAATGCTGAATGAACAAAAAGAGAGATTACAGAAAGACGGCTTTGTGGTTGAGGCCAGAACTGTCTATGGAAGTCCCAAGCAAGAGATCAATCGCATTGCGGTCGAGGAAGATTATTCCCTGATTGTGGTGGGAGCGCAGGGCCACTCTCTGGTGGAGGAAAAACTGCTTGGCGGAGTCGCCTACGGAATCATCAATAAAACCGTAAAACCGGTTCTGGTGGTGCCGGTTGAAAAAAAACAGGGGGAAGAGGATGCATGCGAGGTAATGCGCTGCAGCTTCAAGGATCATGTTTTGTTTGCCACAGATTTTTCAGAGATCGCTGATAATGCTTTTACTTATGTTGAACAGCTGGTGGCGGATGGGGCCCGGAAAGTTACTTTGATTTATGTCCAGGATAAGGACATGATAGAAGGGTATCTGGAAGAACGGTTGGAAGAACTGAAAAAACACAGCCAGGACCGCCTTGAAAACCTGAAACAGGTTCTTTTGGAAAAAGGCGGGCCCCAGGTCGATATCCAGGTCGGTTATGGTTCACCTTTTCAAGAGATCAGCCGTCTGGTGGAGGAGGACAATGTGCAACTGGTGGTCATGGGAACACAGGGCCGCGGCTTTTTGGGAGAGTTCTTTTTGGGCAGCGTAAGCCATAACGTGGCACGTCATTCTGTGGCACCGGTATTGCTGGTTCCGGGTCTTCGGTAG
- a CDS encoding arsenic resistance protein, with protein sequence MFKALIPPDLARDYLAGAVLLGAAPCTAMVFVWSHLTRGNPAYTVVQVATNDLIILVAFTPIVALLLGVGGFIIPWNTLLLSVFLFVVIPLAGGIITRNLVIKNRGEDYFNNSFIPKFNNITIGGLLLTLVLIFSFQGDVILGNPLHIVLIAVPLVIQTTVIFFIAYLAAKILRLPHNVAAPAGMIGASNFFELAVAVAITLFGASSPAVLATIVGVLVEVPVMLALVRFANNTRHWFPAGSTGADQKTKISSNYDTAIAELIEDMKGLKQMIKKQDSLIDKYIERIKALKRFQ encoded by the coding sequence GTGTTCAAGGCCCTTATTCCGCCGGATCTGGCCAGGGATTATCTGGCCGGCGCCGTACTTCTCGGGGCAGCCCCGTGTACGGCCATGGTCTTTGTCTGGAGCCATCTGACCCGAGGAAATCCGGCATATACCGTTGTTCAGGTGGCCACCAACGACCTGATCATCCTGGTTGCCTTCACCCCCATCGTGGCGCTGCTGCTGGGTGTGGGCGGGTTCATCATCCCCTGGAACACCCTGTTGCTTTCGGTTTTTCTGTTTGTGGTGATTCCCCTGGCAGGAGGTATCATCACCCGGAATCTCGTTATCAAGAACAGGGGGGAGGACTATTTCAACAATTCTTTTATCCCGAAATTCAATAACATTACCATTGGCGGGCTGTTGCTGACCCTTGTGCTGATTTTCTCCTTTCAGGGGGATGTGATCCTGGGCAACCCGCTGCATATCGTTCTGATTGCCGTTCCCCTCGTAATACAGACCACGGTGATTTTCTTTATCGCGTATCTGGCGGCAAAAATATTACGGTTGCCCCATAATGTTGCGGCCCCGGCAGGCATGATCGGTGCTTCCAATTTTTTTGAACTTGCGGTGGCCGTTGCCATCACGCTGTTCGGTGCCTCATCCCCGGCTGTTTTGGCCACCATTGTCGGTGTGCTGGTGGAGGTCCCGGTGATGTTGGCTCTTGTACGTTTCGCTAACAATACCCGCCATTGGTTTCCTGCCGGATCAACCGGCGCTGATCAGAAAACGAAGATATCCAGTAACTATGACACGGCCATCGCCGAGCTTATCGAGGATATGAAAGGGCTGAAACAGATGATAAAAAAGCAGGATTCGCTGATTGATAAATATATAGAGCGGATTAAGGCGTTGAAAAGGTTTCAATGA
- a CDS encoding double-cubane-cluster-containing anaerobic reductase — protein sequence MSSNAPTEPLMNDGLDSEPPAKRALQYVLQKKEEGWPVAGIYCGYAPIELMQAMKIVPALLCAFSRVPIESAEEVLPANLCPLIKSSYGFIREGTCPFFSAADVVVAETTCDGKKKMFELIAELRPLHVMDLPQMPEQNEAKAVWRQMIVRLKDFLERQTGRSATEEQIEEAISWSNRKNRLARKIFEYAALCPPVISWKEIYDISFLAMPSAGFDVIPLLEEKLEKLEKRKQAGRYFGTPDAPRVLVTGCPIGGDATKIFKVIEEAGGVVVAPDSCTGTKTFNNEIAENTGDPIGALAERYLKIPCACMTPNTGRMTALSKLIETYRPDVVVDFILQACHGYNVESRRIADHVKNHHGLPFLKVETDYSDADTGQLKTRIEALFETLPKAADAN from the coding sequence ACGGGCTCGACAGTGAGCCCCCGGCCAAACGGGCATTGCAGTATGTATTGCAAAAAAAGGAAGAAGGCTGGCCGGTTGCCGGCATCTATTGCGGATACGCCCCCATTGAACTGATGCAGGCCATGAAAATCGTGCCGGCACTGCTGTGCGCCTTTTCCAGGGTGCCCATCGAATCGGCCGAAGAAGTGCTGCCCGCCAACCTGTGCCCGCTGATCAAGTCCAGCTACGGATTTATCCGGGAAGGGACCTGCCCGTTTTTCTCGGCGGCCGACGTGGTGGTGGCAGAGACCACCTGCGACGGCAAGAAAAAGATGTTTGAGCTCATCGCGGAACTGCGCCCCTTACATGTCATGGACCTGCCGCAGATGCCCGAGCAAAACGAGGCAAAAGCGGTCTGGCGGCAAATGATTGTAAGGCTCAAAGACTTTCTGGAGCGGCAAACAGGCCGGTCGGCCACGGAAGAGCAAATCGAGGAGGCCATCTCCTGGTCCAACCGGAAAAACCGCCTGGCACGGAAAATATTTGAATATGCCGCGCTTTGCCCCCCGGTGATCTCCTGGAAGGAGATCTATGACATCTCCTTTCTGGCCATGCCCTCGGCCGGCTTTGACGTCATCCCCCTGCTGGAGGAAAAACTCGAAAAACTGGAAAAAAGAAAGCAGGCCGGCCGGTATTTCGGCACCCCGGACGCCCCCCGGGTCCTGGTGACGGGGTGTCCCATCGGAGGCGATGCCACGAAAATATTCAAGGTCATCGAAGAAGCCGGCGGGGTCGTGGTGGCACCGGATTCATGCACCGGCACAAAAACGTTTAACAATGAAATCGCGGAAAACACCGGCGATCCCATCGGCGCCCTGGCAGAACGATACCTGAAAATCCCGTGCGCCTGCATGACACCCAACACCGGGCGCATGACCGCCCTGTCGAAACTCATCGAAACCTACCGGCCGGACGTGGTGGTCGATTTTATCCTGCAGGCATGCCACGGATACAACGTGGAATCCCGCCGGATCGCCGATCACGTAAAAAACCACCACGGCCTGCCTTTTTTAAAGGTGGAAACCGATTATTCGGATGCGGATACGGGCCAGCTCAAAACCCGGATCGAGGCGCTTTTTGAGACCCTGCCCAAGGCGGCGGACGCCAATTGA